A section of the Solitalea canadensis DSM 3403 genome encodes:
- the argB gene encoding acetylglutamate kinase — translation MDTLYVIKVGGNIIDNEEKLASFLNDFAQLKGLKVLIHGGGKIATEISKGLGIEAKMVDGRRITDTETLKIVTMVYAGLINKNLVAKLQAKGCNAIGLTGADANIIPANKRPVKEIDYGFVGDVDNAKMNGTTLSLLLKTGLVPILAPLTHDQQGNMLNTNADTIASSIAVALSANFDVNLIYCFEKEGVLDGEEKVIPSITHSYFNELKNNGVVVAGMIPKLDNAFAAIGKGVSSVYIMHADALPALINDKKAVGTKIS, via the coding sequence ATGGATACTTTATACGTTATAAAAGTAGGCGGAAACATTATTGATAATGAAGAAAAACTTGCTTCGTTTCTGAATGATTTTGCTCAGCTAAAAGGATTGAAGGTACTGATTCATGGAGGAGGAAAAATAGCAACGGAAATCAGCAAAGGATTAGGTATTGAAGCTAAAATGGTGGATGGCCGGAGAATTACAGATACTGAAACCTTGAAGATCGTAACAATGGTATATGCGGGTTTGATCAATAAAAACCTTGTGGCCAAATTGCAAGCGAAAGGTTGTAATGCAATAGGACTAACCGGAGCAGATGCCAATATTATTCCGGCTAATAAACGTCCGGTAAAGGAAATTGATTATGGTTTTGTTGGTGATGTAGACAATGCCAAAATGAATGGTACTACATTAAGCCTGTTGTTAAAAACCGGCTTAGTTCCAATTCTGGCTCCTTTGACACATGATCAGCAAGGAAATATGTTGAATACCAACGCTGATACCATTGCATCATCGATTGCAGTCGCCTTGTCAGCTAATTTTGACGTAAACCTTATTTATTGTTTTGAGAAGGAAGGTGTTTTGGACGGGGAGGAAAAAGTAATTCCTTCCATTACTCACTCTTACTTTAACGAATTAAAAAATAACGGTGTTGTTGTAGCCGGAATGATTCCTAAACTTGACAATGCTTTTGCCGCGATCGGCAAAGGTGTTTCTTCTGTTTACATCATGCACGCTGATGCATTACCAGCACTAATCAATGATAAGAAAGCTGTAGGAACAAAGATTTCATAA